One Cervus elaphus chromosome 28, mCerEla1.1, whole genome shotgun sequence DNA segment encodes these proteins:
- the LOC122685218 gene encoding protein PRRC2B-like yields the protein MPPHLDSNSSAHVKRLGRLFWQHCQPCSHPPPLGPLERPETPLPRSGLSGPTAWACSWEGRKGEKQALLPLPRARAAATDPTTPVISSDNGPGACRHGGQQGFQCRAAGEVDGLEDPERQGSSEKREHEKTSGPVGAAGTDGGVGGGSGAVSSHRPRSRREHTTAFYFHDSPHIPSSVPTSFRETCSPALPLAPWGTQLSNFRTHWPVAGLAPSIPILRRDHHIQRAIGLSHMSFPTADLTLKMESARKAWENSPSLPEQSSPGGAGSGLQPPSSGGASSGVSYSSFGGVSRPPMPVASVAPSASLPGSHLPPLYLDGHVFASQPRLVAQTIPQQQSYQQAAAAQQIPISLHTSLQAQAQLGLRGGLPVSQSQEIFSSLQPFRSQVYMHPSLSPASTMILSGGTALKAPYSAFPGMQPLEMVKPQSGSPYQPMSGSQALVYEDPLSQAAGLGASQMLNSQLPQLTMPLPGSGQQPLLLPQSIQLPQAQSLSVGAPRRILAPGSQPSVLNTSRESSQMEMKGFHFADSKQNVPSGGSVPSPQTYRQSSEWMKSPATLSRFPAEANRSDQAPGGQAGGEQDLRGWARPAGEDSALRLAAARRGGVSPRDPPSTHLARTSRSPFSPPFPKAPLSNRLAPVDLWH from the exons ATGCCCCCACATTTGGACAGCAATAGCTCTGCACACGTTAAAAGGCTAGGCAGGCTGTTTTGGCAGCATTGCCAGCCCTGCAGTCACCCACCTCCCCTTGGGCCTCTGGAAAGACCAGAGACCCCACTGCCCCGCTCAGGCCTCTCTGGCCCCACAGCCTGGGCCTGTAGctgggaagggagaaagggagagaagcaAGCCCTCCTGCCTCTTCCCAGAGCTCGGGCCGCAGCGACAGACCCGACCACACCCGTCATCTCTAGTGACAATGGTCCAGGCGCCTGTCGCCACGGAGGACAGCAGGGTTTCCAGTGCCGAGCTGCGGGAGAGGTGGATGGACTGGAGGACCCAGAGAGACAAGGCAGCTCGGAGAAGAGGGAGCATGAGAAAACATCAGGCCCTGTGGGTGCAGCCGGCAccgatgggggggtggggggtggtagtGGTGCTGTCAGCTCGCACCGCCCCCGGTCAAGACGGGAACACACCACTGCCTTTTATTTCCATGATTCACCTCACATTCCCAGCAGTGTCCCCACCAGCTTTAGGGAGA CTTGCAGCCCGGCTCTGCCTCTGGCCCCGTGGGGAACCCAGTTGTCAAACTTCAGGACGCATTGGCCAGTAGCCGGGCTGGCCCCCAGCATCCCCATCCTACGGCGGGACCACCACATCCAGAGGGCCATCGGTCTCTCCCACATGTCCTTCCCCACCGCCGACCTCACTCTGAAGATGGAGTCTGCACGCAAGGCTTGGGAAAACTCACCCAGCTTGCCGGAGCAGAGCTCGCCAGGAGGCGCCGGCTCAGGCCTGCAGCCCCCATCCTCCGGGGGGGCCTCCAGCGGGGTCAGCTATAGCTCCTTTGGTGGCGTCTCCAGGCCCCCCATGCCTGTGGCCTCAGTCGCACCTTCTGCATCCCTTCCAGGCAGTCACCTGCCACCTCTCTACCTGGATGGCCATGTGTTTGCAAGTCAGCCCCGGCTGGTTGCTCAGACCATACCTCAGCAGCAGAGTTACCAACAGGCTGCTGCTGCCCAGCAGATCCCAATTTCCCTTCACACATCTCTGCAAGCTCAAGCCCAGCTGGGACTGCGGGGCGGGCTGCCCGTCTCCCAGTCTCAGGAGATCTTCAGCTCCTTACAGCCCTTCAGGTCTCAGGTGTACATGCACCCCAGCCTGTCACCGGCCAGCACCATGATCCTCTCCGGAGGCACAGCCTTGAAGGCCCCCTACTCGGCGTTCCCAGGCATGCAGcccctggagatggtgaagccCCAGTCTGGCTCGCCCTACCAGCCCATGAGTGGAAGCCAGGCCCTGGTCTATGAGGACCCGCTCAGCCAGGCAGCTGGGCTCGGCGCCTCCCAGATGTTGAACTCCCAGCTCCCGCAGCTGACGATGCCCCTGCCTGGCTCCGGGCAGCAGCCCCTGCTCCTTCCACAGTCCATCCAGCTGCCCCAGGCGCAGAGCCTCTCGGTGGGGGCCCCCCGCAGGATCCTCGCCCCTGGGTCCCAGCCTTCGGTCCTCAACACCAGCAGAGAGTCCTCTCAGATGGAGATGAAGGGCTTCCACTTTGCCGACAGTAAACAGAATGTTCCTTCAGGAGGCTCTGTGCCGTCGCCGCAGACCTACAG GCAAAGCAGCGAGTGGATGAAAAGCCCGGCCACCCTCAGCCGCTTCCCCGCTGAAGCGAACCGGAGCGATCAAGCCCCGGGCGGTCAAGCTGGAGGAGAGCAAGACCTGAGGGGCTGGGCCCGGCCTGCCGGGGAGGACTCTGCCCTTCGCCTCGCTGCTGCCCGTCGCGGGGGAGTCTCGCCGAGGGATCCCCCATCCACTCACCTGGCCCGGACTTCGAggtctcccttctctcctccattcCCGAAAGCTCCGTTATCCAACCGGCTTGCACCCGTGGATCTCTGGCATTGA